Proteins found in one Solitalea lacus genomic segment:
- a CDS encoding thermonuclease family protein, producing the protein MHVILFLVFFLNNLLQGEVTGKVISVADGDTITILTSEKVQVKIRLHGIDCPEKSQPFGMAAKKYTSNLVFERFVKVKITDVDRYGRSVGLVYLNNNKVLNEEILSAGYAWHYIKYDQNPAWDRLEIEARRKKIGVWSQPNAIEPWIWRKNKSLHQN; encoded by the coding sequence ATGCATGTAATTTTATTTTTAGTTTTCTTTCTAAATAATTTACTCCAGGGAGAGGTAACAGGGAAAGTAATTTCGGTTGCAGACGGAGATACGATAACTATATTAACAAGTGAAAAAGTACAGGTGAAGATAAGGTTACATGGTATTGATTGTCCAGAAAAATCACAGCCATTTGGAATGGCAGCAAAGAAGTATACAAGTAATCTTGTTTTTGAAAGATTTGTTAAAGTTAAAATAACTGATGTTGATAGATATGGTCGAAGTGTTGGTCTGGTGTATTTGAATAATAATAAAGTATTAAATGAAGAAATATTATCAGCAGGTTATGCATGGCACTATATAAAATATGACCAAAACCCTGCTTGGGATAGATTAGAAATCGAAGCAAGAAGAAAAAAGATTGGCGTATGGAGCCAACCCAATGCTATCGAACCATGGATTTGGCGTAAGAATAAAAGTTTACATCAAAATTAA